AAGAATAGCAGCGAGGAAGAGGACTGTTGTGTGGCTTCATTTTCAGGATAAAAAAGAAGCTGTGTAATTTGTAAAAAGGCTGTAAGATACAGAATATAAAGTATGGATGTAGTCTGTGACCTCACCCATAGGTTTCTGAAGAGTGAAAATGAAGTGGGCCGCTCCCATTGGCTTACCTGAACatgggctgtgtgcatttctctgtggattgagtgtTTTGATACTTTTAACAGTAGTTATATAGCACCTTGGCCTGCTTTTATAATCAAATATGaaagttttactttttacaaaatGGGACCTTTTAAGAGATGCTGGCACTGAGACGGGAGAGACATTACTGCATCAATTTAACAAGTTCCAAATGAGTGAACTTGAGATGACTAAATTCAAAAGACACTTGCCATCAACTGCATATTACAAAACATGTGAAAAGGATTTCGAAGATAGCCAGGTGCCTCGTTGATAATACTGTCCTTTCTCTGTGTAGTGAGCAGCTGATGCAGCTGTACTGTGCCCGCCAGAGGAGAAGGCTGAACCGTGGCCTGCGTCGCAAGCAGCAGTCCCTCCTGAAGCGTCTGCGCAAGGCAAAGAAAGAGGCTCCCCCCATGGAGAAACCAGAGGTGGTGAAGACCCATCTGAGGGACATGGTCATCCTGCCGGAGATGGTCGGGTCCATGGTTGGAGTGTACAATGGCAAGACTTTCAACCAGGTTGAAATCAAGGTGAGGCGCTATTAATCGGGTGGGAGGCAGAGCATATGTGTCTCTTGCCGTTTTTAATTGAGTTGACATTGGGCGCTAATGTAAAACCTTGACAAAAAGGTGGAGGTATATTGCTTTTGTGTATCCAGAGAAGGCTGGCAGAAGTCATTGCACAAGTACCTGCAGTTGGTCTTTTTTTGAAGCGGTTTGTCATGTACATTGTCAGTGTGGTTCTGCACCCTGTCCACAAAGCCATTATCTCCCATGTATTAATGTCAGGGAAGTAGGTATGAAGTTAAAGCTGTGAAGCAATTTTAATCCTAATGTGTAAGAATGCTTTACTGAGGACCATTACCATCGAGATACAACTCAAGTTTTAATATAGCTCTGGAAAATGGTTTTGGACAGTGCCTGTTATGTGTAACTTGGTGTTCTGCGAAGTTTCCCGGTTGTACGTACTGAGTTATTCCCTACCTAAAGAAAATATCCACATGACAGGAACTGCCACTGATAATAGTCAGAAATCTCCACCaaagtgtgtgactgtgtgtgtgactgtgtgtgtgactgtgtgtgtgactgtgtgtgtgactgtgtgtgtgactgtggtgtgtgtgactgtgtgtgtgtgacctgttTACA
The sequence above is drawn from the Etheostoma spectabile isolate EspeVRDwgs_2016 chromosome 12, UIUC_Espe_1.0, whole genome shotgun sequence genome and encodes:
- the rps15 gene encoding small ribosomal subunit protein uS19, translating into MADTEIKKKRTFRKFTYRGVDLDQLLDMSYEQLMQLYCARQRRRLNRGLRRKQQSLLKRLRKAKKEAPPMEKPEVVKTHLRDMVILPEMVGSMVGVYNGKTFNQVEIKPEMCGHYLGEFSITYKPVKHGRPGIGATHSSRFIPLK